The Nitrospira sp. sequence CGGCATCGCGTCGTCCAGCTTCAGCACCGCCGGCGCGTACATCGCCGACGTGACACCGCCTGAACAACGGGCCGCGGCATACGGCAAGATCGGAATGGTCTTCGGTCTTGGATTCATCTTCGGCCCGGCCATCGGCGGATGGCTCGGCGCCATCGACCCGCGATGGCCGTTCTGGGGTGCGGGAGCCCTGAGTCTGTTGAATGCGTGCTACGGATTTTTCGTGCTGCGGGAGTCGTTACCCCCGGACAGACGGATGGCATTCAGCTGGCGGCGAGCGAATCCCGTCGGATCGCTTGTGCTCTTGCGATCGCATCATGAATTGTTCGGTCTTTCCGCCGTTGCGTTCCTTGGCTATCTCGCTCATGCGGTGCTGCCGAGTACGGCGGTTCTCTACTTGAGTTATCGGTATGGATGGGGCACCGGCATGGTAGGAATGGTGATGGCCGCCGTGGGTCTCGCGGCAATGATTGTGCAGGGCGGGATGGTCCGTCCGATCACGGCGCGCGTGGGCGAGCGGGCCACCTTGCTCATCGGCTCGCTCAGCGGCGCGCTTGGATTCTTCGTCTACGGATTCGCGCCACGAGGGTGGATCTACTGTCTCGGCATTCCGTTCATGGCGTTTTGGGGGCTTGCGGGGCCGGCGACGCAGGCACTGATGTCACGGCGCGTCAGCGGATCGGAACAGGGGCAACTACAAGGCGCCCTTGCAAGCATCAATGGCATGACCGGCCTGATCGGTCCAATGTTGTTCAGCCAAATCTTCGCCTACGCCATCAGTGCAGGTTCAATCTGGCATGTGCCGGGCGCGCCATTCCTTTTGGCTTCGTTCCTCATGGTCAGCGCATCGACGATTGCCTGGCGTGTGACGAGACCCCGCCACGACCCTGCTAATCCATGCTAGTGCATACCTAGAGCAACCCTGTTCGTCTCGATCGAGCCCTCCAAACACTGGTCCAAACCACCAAGCATCCCATCCGCATTTTTTCGGGATGCATTACGATTCGATTTATGCCAAGTTTTATGGAGACGTAAGGAGAAGTCCGTTGGCATGTCGAGATAAAGGAGGATGACGATGGCAGCCTCAAACAATCCGATATTGGTAACCGGAGCGACGGGGCAGCAGGGTGGAGCGGTTGCACGGGCGTTGATCGCAAAGGGGCAGAAGGTTCGAGTGATGACGCGGCATCCGGAAAAGGCGGCGGCTCTGGCAAAGGCCGGGGCGGAGATTGTGCAAGGCGATTTGACCAACCAGGCGGTTCTGCAGATGGCATTGCGCGGCGTGAGCGGCGTCTTTGCCATGTCCACCCCGTTCGAGGCGGGCATGGACGCGGAGGTGCGTCAAGGGATCATGCTGGCGGATGCCGCCAAGCAAGCTGGAATCACGCATTACGTCTATACGTCCGTCGGCAGCGCACATCGCCAGACCGGGATTCCGCACTTCGAGAGCAAATGGAAGGTGGAGCAACACATCCAGAAAATCGGATTGTCGGCAACGATTCTGCGGCCGGTCTGGTTCATGGAGAATTTCACCACGTTTGCGAGACCGTCCGCGGATGGCGTCATCAGTGTGCCCATGAAACCGGCCAGGAAACTTGCGATGGTCGCGCTTAAGGACATCGGTGCTTTCAGCGCGGCGGCGTTTATGCGCCCGAAGGATTTCATCGGCCAGGCGATTGACCTGGCGGGTGATGAACTCACGATCCCCGAGGTTGCAGCCCTCTTGACGAAGACCATGGCCAGACCGATCAGCTTTCGAGAATTTCCATTGGATCAAGCCGAGAGCGCACTCGGACATGACTTCGCCGTCATGTTCCGCTGGTTCAACGAAGTCGGCTACGCGATCGACATTCCAAAACTGAAGCAACAATACGGAATTCCTCTGACCACGTTTGCCGAGTGGGTCAAGACGATCGAGTGGGAAAAGGCGAGCCAGGCGGCTTCATGATTTCCAGTCACGCTCTTTGACAGTGCCTGTTGAAGAAGTTCATACTTCGAATCCTACACCCGCCTGCGACCACCTGAGGCGCGACTGCCTACTCCGTGAGAAAGGTGGTCGATTTAGGTACCTCTTGTCATGACACGAGTTGCGAAACCAGCTATGCGATTGATTTCCATTGACGCAACAGGACCGATGAGGATCGGTCTACGCAACACCACAACCCATAACCTTACTGCGGACGTGTGCTATGGCTACCGGATTCCATTCCAGGGCCACACAAGAACGCAGCGAGTAATGCTTCTGGAAAGGAGCGCGCCATGAACCTTCAAACCATTGCCGGCCAGTTTGTGGAGATGTGCAACCAAGGCAAGAACTTCGACGTGATGCAGACGATGTACGATCCCAACATCGTGTCCGTCGAACCCAACGGTGAGGAAACGGCCGGCAAGACACCGGTCATCCAGAAGTCCGAGCGCTTTCAGGCCCAAAATCCCATCAGCGGAGAAAAGGTCCGCGGTCCATTCTTCAACGGTCCCAATCAGTTCGCGGTTCACTTCACCTTCGAAGTCACCCCCAAAGCCACCGGCCAACGGATCACGGTGGAAGAGGTCGGTATCTATACGGTCAAGGACAGCAAAATCACGCGCGAGCAATTCTTCGCCGGAGGCCCGCTGTAACGGCACATTGAATCGAGGCCCCACACTATTCTTCATATGATGAGCAACGAAGGTCACACGATGAGGCCCTTCCCATGAAGGCGATACGGCTCCATCGACCTGGAGGCCCCGACTCGCTTCGTTATGACGAGGCGCCGAAACCGATTCCAAAAGGCAATCAGGTGCTCGTTCAGGTTTATGCCACAGCGATTACGCCCACGGAGTTCGCCTGGTATCCCACCTTCCATACTCTTGAAGGCGGAGAGAGACCCTTTCCAATTATTCTGGGTCACGAATTTTCGGGTGTTGTCGAAGCGGTCGGGCCGGAGTGCACGGGTGTTCGACTTGGAGATCATGTCTATGGACTGAGCGATTGGTTCATAGACGGGGCGCAGGCGGAATATTGTGTGACGGTTCCTCCCCACATTGCTCCGAAGCCTGCCACACTTGAACACACTCAGGCCGCAGCGATCCCGATCTCAGCCCTGACCGCCTGGCAGGCCCTTATCGATCACGCCCATCTGTCGGCAGGACAACGGGTATTGATCCATGGTGCAGCCGGCGGTGTCGGCAGCGTTGCCGTGCAGATAGCCCGGTATCAGAAGGCACACGTGACCGTAACGGCTTCAGCGGCGAACGCGGACTTTGTCAAGGCGCTCGGCGCCGATGAAGTCATAGATTACCGGATCACACCGTTTGAAACGGTTATCAGAGACGTCGATGTGGTACTTGATACGATCGGAGGAGACACGAGAGACCGTTCCTGGGGAGTGCTCAGAAAGGGTGGCCGGCTGGTGACCATTGCGGCCGATGCCGAAGGGGCGCAGGAGCAGCGGGTGCGCGATGCCTTCTTCATCGTCGAACCGAACCGGAATCAGTTGATGAACATTCCGCATCTGATCGATATTGGTGTCCTCAGACCCGTCGCGGGTTCCGTCTTCGCAATGGAACACTTTCGCCAGGCTTACGAACAGAAACCTATGCGCGGGAAGAATGTTCTCCGCATCGCGCAGACGTGATACATGGGGCAGGAAAGGAGCATGTGAATGATGACGATCACATTATGTATCCGCACTGTCACGAGACAGGCATTGCAGTGGACGGCACTGGCAGGGGCGATTCTGCTGCTGGGACAAACCGCCATGGCAGAGGATGCCGTGTCGGTCTTATTGAAGGAGCGGTTGACCGACCTGGCCGGTAAAGAAGGCACTGTGATCACTGTGGACTATGCGCCGGGCGCCGCATCCGACCAGCACTTCCATCCAGGCTCGGTGTTCGCCTACGTGTTGGAGGGAGCCGTCGTCTCTCAATTAGGAGGACAGGCGCCTATGACCTATACAAAAGGTCAGAGCTGGTATGAGTCTCCTAAGATACCGCATGTCGTATCCAAGAATGCGAGCAAGACCGAACCGGCCAAGCTGTTGGTGTTTCTGCTGTCACAGGAGAGTGAGGCGCTCGTCGTGCCGTTGAAGTCACCCGGCAGTGGGAAGTGAATCAATCTGTGGTACCTGAAGCGCGTGCCTCATCGGGCCGCTGAACGGAGGATCTATGATGCAGTATGAAGACCGTTCCAACACAGCCGACCGGGCGGAGGGCGATGTCTCTTCAGCGGAGATTTTGCAATGGGATGATGTACTCCGTTTGGCTCGTCACGGCAATCCTCCGCCGCCGCGCCGAGTTGAGAAGACGGAGGCGCAGTGGCGTGCGCTCCTCACCGACGACCAATTCCGTGTGACACGTCTGAAGGGAACTGAGCGGGCGCACAGCTCGGACATGTGTCGGCTGTTCGAGCCGGGACAGTATCGGTGTCTTTGCTGTGATACCGTGCTGTTCGATGCGGCGCGTAAGTATGAGAGCCACTCCGGCTGGCCCAGTTTCACTCAACCCGTGAAGCCGGCGGTGATCGCCTATCATCAGGACGACAGCTATGACATGAACCGGATCGAGACGACGTGTAATGTATGCGATGCTCATCTCGGCCATGTGTTTCCAGATGGACCTGAACCGAGCGGGTTACGGTTCTGCATCAACGCCCTCTCACTGCGGAAGGCTGAGGGATAATCTTCCGAAAGAGACGAACGTCCGACGCAGGACCTGCGTGCGACGAAAGGAGTATTTACGTGAGCCGAACTGAAACAGCGATATTGGCCGGCGGTTGTTTCTGGGGCATGCAGGATCTCATCCGCAAACTCCCCGGTGTGCGGTCTACACGCGTGGGCTACAGCGGCGGTGACGTGCCGAATGCCACCTATCGCAATCATGGGACGCATGCGGAAGCCATCGAGGTCGTGTTCGACCCGGACACGCTGACGTTCCGTAGCCTGCTGGAAGTGTTTTTCCAAATCCACGATCCTACGACCGTAGACCGCCAAGGTAACGATCGAGGAACCTCATACCGCTCCGGGATCTACTACACCTCGGAGGCCCAACGCATGGTGGCAGAAGAGACGATCACCGATGTGAACGCGTCGGGGCTATGGCCGGGCAAGGTGGTCACAGAGGTCCGGCCGGCCGGTCCATTTTGGCAGGCGGAACCGGAGCATCAGGATTATCTTGAACGATATCCCAACGGATATACCTGTCACTATGTGAGACCCAATTGGAAGTTACCGCAGCGGGCCTGAGTTGCACCGCCCGCGCTGCCGAGGTCACAGTAGTACGGCCAACGCCTGGAAGCGCAGAAAATGAGAGATCCAATTCTAGTTACCGGCGCGGCGGGCCGCGTCGGTGGGATAGGCCGCTCGGTCACCAAACTGCTGCTCAAGCGAGGCCGAGCGGTGCGCGCGATGGTGCGGCATGAAGACCAGCGCGCGGAGGCATTGCGCGATATGGGTGCCCAGGTCGTGGTCGGCGACCTGCTCGACCTCGATTCGATGCATAGGGCAATTGCCGGCTGCGACACCATGTACTTCGGGATGTCGGTGTCGGATACGTATCTGGCCGCGACAGTCAATGCAGCGGCGGTGGCGAAGCATCACGGCGTGAAAGCGTTCATCAACATGTCGCAGATGACGCTCGCACAAATGAGCATCACCGAAAGTACCCCAAGCCCGCAGCACAAATTGCACTGGCTCGCCGAACAGGCCTTGAACTGGTCAGGGCTGCCGGTCGTGCACGTGCGGCCGACCGTGCTGCTCGACGGCTTTTTCCTAATCTCCACCCCCGATTCGGTCAAGGAGTCGGGTCAGATCAGGCTTCCGTTCGGCGAAGGCAAAACTTCTCCGGTCGCAGTAGAAGACGTTGCCCGTGTCATCGCCGCGTTGCTTACCGATCCGAAACCACACATCGGAAAGACCTATCACCTGACCGGTCCGCAGTCCGAGAACATGCAGTTCTTTGCACAGGAGTATTCGAAGGCGCTCGGCCGAAAGATCACCTTTGCGGATATTCCGGTCGAGGCGTGGCAAGACGGGCTGCTCAAACGAGGTTTACCGGCTCATCTTGTGCACCATCTTGCAACGATGGCCGATCTGCACCGCGCGGGGCATTACGACCGAATGTCGGACGACGTATTCACGCTGACGGGC is a genomic window containing:
- a CDS encoding NADP-dependent oxidoreductase, translating into MKAIRLHRPGGPDSLRYDEAPKPIPKGNQVLVQVYATAITPTEFAWYPTFHTLEGGERPFPIILGHEFSGVVEAVGPECTGVRLGDHVYGLSDWFIDGAQAEYCVTVPPHIAPKPATLEHTQAAAIPISALTAWQALIDHAHLSAGQRVLIHGAAGGVGSVAVQIARYQKAHVTVTASAANADFVKALGADEVIDYRITPFETVIRDVDVVLDTIGGDTRDRSWGVLRKGGRLVTIAADAEGAQEQRVRDAFFIVEPNRNQLMNIPHLIDIGVLRPVAGSVFAMEHFRQAYEQKPMRGKNVLRIAQT
- a CDS encoding nuclear transport factor 2 family protein, coding for MNLQTIAGQFVEMCNQGKNFDVMQTMYDPNIVSVEPNGEETAGKTPVIQKSERFQAQNPISGEKVRGPFFNGPNQFAVHFTFEVTPKATGQRITVEEVGIYTVKDSKITREQFFAGGPL
- the msrA gene encoding peptide-methionine (S)-S-oxide reductase MsrA, producing the protein MSRTETAILAGGCFWGMQDLIRKLPGVRSTRVGYSGGDVPNATYRNHGTHAEAIEVVFDPDTLTFRSLLEVFFQIHDPTTVDRQGNDRGTSYRSGIYYTSEAQRMVAEETITDVNASGLWPGKVVTEVRPAGPFWQAEPEHQDYLERYPNGYTCHYVRPNWKLPQRA
- a CDS encoding TCR/Tet family MFS transporter, producing MTAATAATEPPRGAILFILITVLLDMLSFGIIIPVLPKLVEEFVSGDTAKAAAIYGLMGTTWAVMQFVCSPIQGALSDRFGRRPIVLLSNLGLGLDYIVMALAPNVAWLFLGRTISGIASSSFSTAGAYIADVTPPEQRAAAYGKIGMVFGLGFIFGPAIGGWLGAIDPRWPFWGAGALSLLNACYGFFVLRESLPPDRRMAFSWRRANPVGSLVLLRSHHELFGLSAVAFLGYLAHAVLPSTAVLYLSYRYGWGTGMVGMVMAAVGLAAMIVQGGMVRPITARVGERATLLIGSLSGALGFFVYGFAPRGWIYCLGIPFMAFWGLAGPATQALMSRRVSGSEQGQLQGALASINGMTGLIGPMLFSQIFAYAISAGSIWHVPGAPFLLASFLMVSASTIAWRVTRPRHDPANPC
- the msrB gene encoding peptide-methionine (R)-S-oxide reductase MsrB, with protein sequence MLQWDDVLRLARHGNPPPPRRVEKTEAQWRALLTDDQFRVTRLKGTERAHSSDMCRLFEPGQYRCLCCDTVLFDAARKYESHSGWPSFTQPVKPAVIAYHQDDSYDMNRIETTCNVCDAHLGHVFPDGPEPSGLRFCINALSLRKAEG
- a CDS encoding NAD(P)H-binding protein, which translates into the protein MRDPILVTGAAGRVGGIGRSVTKLLLKRGRAVRAMVRHEDQRAEALRDMGAQVVVGDLLDLDSMHRAIAGCDTMYFGMSVSDTYLAATVNAAAVAKHHGVKAFINMSQMTLAQMSITESTPSPQHKLHWLAEQALNWSGLPVVHVRPTVLLDGFFLISTPDSVKESGQIRLPFGEGKTSPVAVEDVARVIAALLTDPKPHIGKTYHLTGPQSENMQFFAQEYSKALGRKITFADIPVEAWQDGLLKRGLPAHLVHHLATMADLHRAGHYDRMSDDVFTLTGQRPLSVQEFIGKHAAKFAPLAQGVV
- a CDS encoding cupin domain-containing protein, coding for MMTITLCIRTVTRQALQWTALAGAILLLGQTAMAEDAVSVLLKERLTDLAGKEGTVITVDYAPGAASDQHFHPGSVFAYVLEGAVVSQLGGQAPMTYTKGQSWYESPKIPHVVSKNASKTEPAKLLVFLLSQESEALVVPLKSPGSGK
- a CDS encoding NmrA/HSCARG family protein, whose protein sequence is MAASNNPILVTGATGQQGGAVARALIAKGQKVRVMTRHPEKAAALAKAGAEIVQGDLTNQAVLQMALRGVSGVFAMSTPFEAGMDAEVRQGIMLADAAKQAGITHYVYTSVGSAHRQTGIPHFESKWKVEQHIQKIGLSATILRPVWFMENFTTFARPSADGVISVPMKPARKLAMVALKDIGAFSAAAFMRPKDFIGQAIDLAGDELTIPEVAALLTKTMARPISFREFPLDQAESALGHDFAVMFRWFNEVGYAIDIPKLKQQYGIPLTTFAEWVKTIEWEKASQAAS